In Anomalospiza imberbis isolate Cuckoo-Finch-1a 21T00152 chromosome 19, ASM3175350v1, whole genome shotgun sequence, a genomic segment contains:
- the TSPAN10 gene encoding tetraspanin-10, whose translation MALSRVRRFQPHGEGTRLLPQASRLVELPYSSFDDDDDDDTAEQDTPKPSPFSHCVRYLAFLWNLLFLLLGLLTLAVGVWGLLSKSPLPGGERGVSLGSDPMLLFVLAGLGASTVSLAGCLGALRASPCLLRFFLGAVLAFGGLELLGGLLLLLLRRRLRDALRDLLLLCLLRYQEDPDLQFLVDEVQQSLQCCGLESYRDWESNPYFNCSAPGVQACGVPASCCQEPLQNGSVPNAQCGFGALALGPAAAGALLHTGGCGAALAAWLRGQAGAIAAGATVLVLLEAVGALMALKVLGEIVAVRVWQRGHRGGLGWAGGCFGPE comes from the exons ATGGCGCTGAGCAGAGTCCGCCGGTTCCAGCCGCACGGGGAGGGCAcccggctgctgccccag GCATCCAGGCTGGTGGAGCTGCCCTACTCCTCCTttgatgacgatgatgatgatgacacgGCTGAgcaggacacccccaaaccgAGCCCCTTCAGCCACTGCGTGCGCTACCTGGCCTTCCTCTGGaacctcctcttcctcctgctggggctgctgacCCTTGCcgtgggggtctgggggctgctGAGCAAGAGCCCCCTGCCCGGGGGTGAGCGTGGGGTGTCCTTGGGCTCGGACCCCATGCTGCTCTTCGTGCTGGCGGGGCTGGGGGCCAGCACCGTGTCCTTGGCTGGCTGCCTGGGCGCCTTGCGAGCCAGCCCCTGCCTGCTGCGCTTCTTCCTGGGCGCGGTGCTGGCTTTcggggggctggagctgctgggggggctcctgctgctgctgctgcggcggcggctgcgggacGCGCTGCgggacctgctgctgctctgcctcctgcgCTACCAGGAGGATCCCGACCTGCAGTTCCTGGTGGACGAGGTGCAGCAGAGCCTCCAGTGCTGCGGCCTCGAGTCCTACCGCGACTGGGAGAGCAACCC GTACTTCAACTGCAGCGCCCCGGGCGTGCAGGCGTGCGGCGTGccagcctcctgctgccaggagccGCTGCAGAACGGCTCCGTGCCCAACGCCCAGTGCGGGTTCGGGGCGCTGGCGCTGGGcccggcggcggccggggccCTGCTGCACacggggggctgcggggccgcgCTGGCCGCGTGGCTACGGGGCCAGGCCGGGGCCATCGCCGCCGGGGCCACcgtcctggtgctgctggaagccGTGGGAGCGCTCATGGCTCTGAAGGTGCTCGGGGAGATCGTGGCCGTGAGGGTGTGGCAGCGAGGGCACCGTGGGGGATTGGGATGGGCAGGGGGCTGCTTTGGTCCCGAATAA